TCACGCCATAAACACCTGAGTTTGCGCCATAACGGGCTAGGCTGACTCGGTGCGGAATGTAGCGCTGGACGACGTCGACGAGATTGACCGTGCCGTGCTGGCGATCGGCACCGACTACCCAGCCGATCATCTCTTGCCGTTTCACCGCCACCGTCGCGCCCAGCTTCTCTACGGCGCGACCGGGATCATGCGAGTCGATACGGCCGAGGCCACGTGGACGGTGCCAACGCAGCGGGCGGTGCTGATTCCGTCGAACACCGACCACCAGGTGCAGATGCGGAACGTCAGCACGCGCAGCCTTTACCTCAAGCCGTCGGCCGTGCCGTGGTTCCCCGCCCGGTGCCAGGTGGTCGACGTTTCACCGCTGCTGCGCCTGCTGCTGCTCGCCGCGGTCGAGCTACCGGCACTCTACGATCGCCATGGACGCGATGGCGCGCTGATCGAGCTCATCCTGCACGAGATCCAATCGGTGACACCGCTGCCGCTCGATCTCCCGATGCCCGCACGCGACGACCTGCGCCGCAGATGTCAGGCGTTCGCGGCCGCACCGAGCATCCAGGAGTTGCCGGCGCAATGGGCCGCGGAGCTCGCGGTGAGCGGCCGAACGTTCAACAGATTGTTCCGCGCGGAAACCGGTCTGACCTTTCAGCAATGGCGTCAGCGCGCGTGCGTCCTGCAGGCCATTCGGCTCCTGTCGTCGGGCACATCCGTCACCCAGACGGCGACGGCAGTGGGCTACGACACCCCGGCGTCGTTTTCGGCCATGTTCGGCAGTCAAGTGGGGAGCACACCGAAGTCGTTCCGCCCCAGATGAATTACCCGCTCACGCCGGCGGCTCGACCGGCCCGAGCCGCCGCAGCTGCGTCACGTGGGCGGGAGAGAGCTCCTCGAGACTCCTCACCCCCAGCAGTCGCATCGTGCGCAGCACGCCGCTCTCCAGGATTTCGATCGCGCGGCTGACCCCCGCCTCGCCGCCGGCCATCAGTCCGTACAGATAGGCCCGCCCCACCAGCGCGCACCGCGCCCCCAGCGCGATCGCGGCCACGATGTCGGCGCCCGACATGATGCCGGTGTCCACCAGGATCTCGGTGTCCTTACCGAGTTCGCGCGCCACCGCCGGCAACAGGTGGAAGGGCACCGGGGCCCGATCGAGCTGGCGTCCACCGTGATTGGACAACACGATGCCGTCGACGCCACGCTCGACCACCGCGCGTGCATCGTCGAGCGTCTGGATGCCCTTGACCACGAGCTTGCCGGGCCATTGCTCCTTGATCCAGGCCAGGTCGTCGAAGGTCAGACTGGGGTCGAACATCGTGCTCAGGTATTCGGCGACGGTGCCCGGCCAGCGATCCAGCGACGCGAAGGCCAGCGGTTCGGTCGTCAGCAGGTCGAACCACCACTTCGGGTGCGGCAACGCGTCCAGGACGGTGCGCAGCGTCAGCGACGGCGGGATCGTCATCCCGTTGCGGTTGTCCCTGAAACGTGCCCCGGAGACCGGAACGTCGACCGTGGCCAGCAAGGTGTCGAATCCGGCGTCGGCTGCGCGCTTGACCAGCGCCATCGAACGCTCCCGGTCCTTCCACATGTACAGCTGGAACCATTTGCGGCCCTGCGGGACAGCGGTCACCAGGTCTTCGATTGCGCAGGTGCCGAGCGTGGAGAGCGAGAACGGAATGCCGGCTTTGGCCGCCGCCGTTGCGCCGGCGATCTCGCCTTCGGTCTGCATCAATCGGGTGAATCCGGTCGGCGCGATCCCGAAGGGCAAGGCGACCGGCTGACCCAGCACGTCCCAACCCGCGGTGACATTGCTGACGTCGCGCAGGATCGTCGGGTGAAACTCGATGTCGCGGAACGCTTGTCGGGCGCGCGCGATCGACAGCTCGTCCTCGGCCGCGCCATCGGTGTAGTCGAAGGCCGCCTTGGGGGTGCGCCGTTTGGCGATGCGGCGCAGATCATCGATGGTGAACGCGGCGTCCAGTCGGCGCTTGGTGGCGTCGAACTCGGGCCGCTTGAACTGCATCAGCGGGGCCAGCTCACGGGCCTTGGGCATGCGTCGTTTGACGGCCATGTATGCCACCGTAGTCATATGGACTCGGTAGACGTTCCCTTCGATCTGACACGTTTCGTTGTCGCGCAGGCCCCGGTCTACCGCGACGTCGTCCAGGAGTTGCGCGCCGGACGAAAACGCGGTCACTGGATGTGGTTCGTCTTCCCGCAGTTGCGCGGCCTGGGCAGCAGTCCGATGGCAGTCCGCTACGGCATCTCGTCACTGCGGGAAGCCCGCGCCTATCTCGCGCATGAGCTGCTGGGGCCGCGACTGTATGAGTGCGCCCAGCTGGTCAACCAGGTGCAAGGACGCTCGATCACGGAGATCTTCGGCTCACCCGACGATCTCAAGCTGCGCTCGTCGATGACGCTGTTCGCCCTGGCGACCGACGGCCACCAGGACTTCACCACGCTGCTCGACAATTACTACCGCGGGGAGCGGGACCCCTTGACGCTGGCCCGGCTGCGCGACTAAGCGGGTCGCAGGACCCGCCACCCGTGCGCCTCGACGGTGACCTCGTCGACGACGTCGCTGGACGGCGCGCCGGATCCGGCGATCACCTCGGCGCGCCCGCGGCCTAGCTCCGAGAGCATCAGCCGCAGCGGCTCGTCGTCGATGTTCAGCGCGATCACCAACGTGTTGTCGCCGCTGCGCGTCTCGTAGACGTAGTGCTGGTTTTCCAGCCGCAGCGCAGCGGTCGTGGCCGCATGCAGCCAGGGGTGGCGGCGGCGCAGCCCGACCAGGAACTGGTGTAGTCGCCACATCTCGGCGCCGAAGTCGTCCAGCTGCAACGGGGGAGCAGCGAATTCCGGTCGCACCGCGTCATCGCCGCCATACCGTTCCTCTTTGACAGCGCGGAATCCGAACTCGTCGCCGGCGTACACGCTGGGTACACCGCCGATCGTCAACAGCAACACCAGCGCGTGCGCCAGATGATCGGCGTTAACCAGGCGGCTGGCGATGCGCGTGACGTCGTGATTGCCGATGAAGGTCAGCGGCACGAAGCTGGCCACGAACTCGCTGTGCCGCTGCAAAGCCCAGTCCAACTCGAAGAAGTTGCCGTCGTTGAGGCTGCTCCAGATCGCCTTCCACAGCTCGTATTGGGTGGCCGAGTCAAAGGTGGCCTCTTCGACGATCGCCGCATAGTCGCCATGGATGAGTTCGCCGACGAACCATGCGTCCGGATGCCGCTCGCGCACCCTCGGTAACGTCGCCGCCCAGAATTGTTGCGGCACAGCGTAAGCCGCATCCAGCCGCCAACCATCCGCGCCTCGCTGCAGCCAGTGCGTCATCACGTCGACCACGTAGTCGGCGACTTCCGGGTTGGCGTGGTTGAGGGTGACGAGCTCGGAGTGGCCTTCGAAGGAGTGAAATCGCCCGGGACGCCCGCGAAACCAGCGTGCGGCCGTGCCGTCGTCGCGCGACGCCTCGCGGTATCGCGGGAAGCCCACGCCGACATGGTTGAACACGCCATCGAGCAGCACCCGCAGGCCGCGAGCGCGTGCCTCGGTGATCAGATAGTCGAAATCGCCGTCGTCACCGAGCCGGGGGTCGATCCGGTAATGGTCCGTGGTGTCGTAACCGTGGGTGCGCGAGGCGAAGATCGGCCCCAGCGCAATTCCCGATGCCCCCAACTCGATGGCGTGGTCGAACCACTCGGCGAGTCGCCGCAACCGGTGATCGCCCGGATCGGGTGGCGCCGATCCCTCGGGTGTGGGAAACGCTCCCACGAAGCCCAAGGGATAGACCTGCCACCAGATCGCGTGTGCCACCCAGGATGCGGTCACCAGCGACGATCAGCCGACGCTCGCCAGTGCCTCAGCGGTGGTGATCGCCTGCGCCACACCGGAAACGATTGCCGCTGCTTTGAGCGCTTCCAAGATCACTTCGCGATCCACACCGGCTTCCCGAAGGGTGCGCTCATGGGCGACAACGCAGTGCGAGCACCCGTTGATCGACGACACCGCGAACGACCACAGTTCGAAATTGGCCTTGTCCACACCCGGATTGCCGATGATGTTCATCCGCAGTCCGGCCCGCAGGTCGTCGTACTTGCCCTCCAGGAACCCGCGGCCCCGGTAGAACACGTTGTTCATGCCCATGATCGACGCGGCACCCAGTGCCGCTTGGTACGCCTCGGCCGACAGATTGTCCGCTGCTTCGGTGCCAATCTCGGCCAACACCTGGGTGTTTCGTGTTGCCGCGGCGCTCGCCAGCAGCGTGCCCCACAACTGCTCGTCGTTCAGCACGGTAGTGCGGGTGATCGAGCCCAGGTTGAGCTTGAGGTCCTTGGCATACTCCGGCAGCGCGTCCTTGAGATTCTCTACGGTCATTTCGCCTCCAGATCGGGCCTGAAATTTAGGCCGAAGCCTTGAGCAGTTCGCCGGCATCCAGCGTCGGGTCACCCTTGCGCCAGTTGCAGGCACACAGCTCGTCGGACTGCAGAGCGTCCAGGACCCGCAGCACCTCGTCCACGTTACGCCCCACGGATCCTGCGGTCGCCGAGACGAATTGGATCTCGTTGTTCGGGTCGACGATGAAGGTGACGCGGTCGGCGACTCCGCCGTCGTTGAGGACTCCGGTGGCCAAGGCGAGTTCGCGCTTGATGTCCGAGAGCATCGGGAACGGCAGCGTCTTCAGGTCCTCGTGCTGGGCCCGCCACTGGAAGTGCACGAATTCGCTGTCCACCGAGACACCGAGCACCTGCGCGTCGCGGTCCTCGAACTCGTCGTTCAGCTTGCCGAACGCGGCGATCTCGGTCGGGCACACGAAGGTGAAGTCCTTCGGCCAGAAGAACACGATCCGCCACTTGCCCGCGTAGTCGTCGCTGGAGATGGTCTTGAAGTAGTCCTCTGGTTGCTGAGCATCGACCTTCGACAGGTCGCCACCGATCAGCCCGGTGAGCTCGTAGGCGGGGAACTGGTCGCCGATCGTAAGCAGTGTCATATCCGCTCCTTATCTGGATTTAGTCAAGTTTGAGTGTCCTCCACCATGTTGCCGGGAGCGGCGCCTGAAGTAAAGGTGATATATCGCACTATACTTATAGCCATGACCGATAAGAGTTTTCAGCCTACCCTGGCCGGCCTGCGCGCTTTTGCCGCAGTGGCCGAGAAGCATCATTTCGGCAGTGCGGCAACGACTCTCGGTGTCAGCCAGTCGACGCTGTCGCAGTCGCTCGCGGCGCTCGAAACGGGCCTGGGCACCCATCTGGTCGAGCGCTCGACCCGGCGTGTCCGCTTGACACGGGAAGGCGCGCAGCTGCTTCCGCTCGCCCAAGCCGTGGTCGAATCGGCGGAGGCGTTCACCGCCGCCGCGGCGGGGACGTCGGATCCGCTGCAGGGCACCCTGCGCCTCGGCATGATCCCCACCGTGGCGCCCTACGTCCTGCCCACCGTGCTGGCCGCGCTGACCAGTCGCCTTCCCGCCCTGACCCTGCGGGTGATCGAAGACCAAACCGAACGCCTGCTGACGGCCCTGCGCGGCGGGGCGCTGGACGCGGCCCTGCTCGCGCTGCCAGCCGAGCCCGGCGGGATCACCGAGGTCCCGATCTACGAAGAGGATTTCCTGCTCGCGGTACCGCCCGGGCACCCACTGTCGGGAAAGCGCCGGGTGCCCGCGTCGGCGTTGGCCGACTTGCCGCTGCTGCTGCTTGACGAGGGCCACTGCCTGCGCGATCAGGCGCTGGACGTCTGCCAAAAAGCGGGTGTCCGGGCCGAACTCGCCGACACCCGGGCCGCTTCGCTGGCGACGGCGGTCCAGTGCGTGACCGGCGGGCTGGGCGTAACCCTGATCCCGCAGAGCGCCGCGCCTGTCGAAGCCGCGCGAAGCCAACTCGGGCTCGCGCACTTTGCGGCTCCCCGCCCCGGCCGACGAATCGGCCTGGTGTTCCGCGCGTCAAGCGGCCGCGACGAATCCTATCGGCGTCTCGCCGCGATCATCGGGGACGCGGTCCACAGTGAACAGCAGGTACGCCTGGTCAAATAGCGGCATTGCCGACTGTAGGTTCACCCTATGGAAAAGGTGATCGCTGTGCTCAGGCGTGCCGGCTCGGACGACGATTGGTGTGCCCGCCAACGGGGTCCGGTCGCCGACGCGCTGCTGGGTCTGGGCCTGCCCGGGTTGGCTGTCAACGTCCGGGACAGCGCGGTGCGGCACTCGCTGATGACGCTGACGACGATGGACCCACCGGCAGTTGCGGTCGTGAGCATGTGGACCCAGCAGTGCTACGGCGAACAGCTGACCGCAGCGCTGGCCCTGCTCGAGGCCGAATGTGAACGGCTCGCCGCCTACTTGGTGACCGAGTCCGTTCCACTGGCCGCCCCCCTCAGCGAACCTGGCTCGCGGACAACAGGTTTGGCTAACATCGCGTTGCTGCGCCGGCCCTCGGAGCTGGATCAGGCGACCTGGCTGAACCGATGGCAGCTCAACCACACCTCGGTGGCCATCGAGACGCAGGCAACGTTCGGCTATACCCAGAACTGGGTGGTGCGGGCGCTGACTGCCGACGCGCCGGGAATCGCGGGCATCGTCGAGGAGTTGTTCCCCGATGAAGCGGTCACCGATCTCAGGGCGTTTTTCGGAGCCGCCGACGATGACGATCTGCAGCACCGGCTGGGCCGGATGGTCGCCAGCACAACTGCATTCGGCGCTAACGAGAACATCGACACGGTCCCGACCAGCCGCTACGTGTTCAAGACAGCCTTTCGAACGTGAGGACCGCATGACAACACTGAAGGATGCCGTGGAGCTGGCGGCGGCGGAAAGCGGACTGGCGGTGATCTCCACCGTCCGCGCCGACGGAACGGTGCAGGCGTCGCTGGTCAATGTCGGTCTCCTGCCGCACCCGCACACCGGTGAGCCCGTCCTCGGCTTCACCACCTACGGCAAAGTCAAACTCGCCAATCTCCGGGAGCGGCCGCAGTTGGCCGTCACGTTCCGTAACGGCTGGCAGTGGGCGACGGTCGAGGGACGCGCGGAGCTGGCCGGGCCCGAGGACGCGCAGCCGTGGCTGGCGCCACACATGCGAGCCGACCAGTTGCGCCTGCTGCTTCGCGAGGTCTTCACCGCGGCCGGCGGCACCCACGACGACTGGGACGAGTACGACCGGGTGATGGCCATGGAACGCCGCGCCGTGGTGCTGATCGCGCCAACCCGCGTCTACAGCAACGGGTGAGCTCTGGTGGGCAGCGTCGCGAGGTTAGGCTGCACCGGTGACGCTGTTGATCGATGACACCAATCGGGTACGCACCCTTACCCTGAACCGGCCCGAGGCGCTCAACGCTTTCAACGAGGCCCTCTACGACGCCACCGCCGAGGCGCTGCTGGCCGCCGCCGACGATCCGGAGATCGCGGTCGTGGTACTGACCGGGACCGGGCGCGGCTTCAGCGCCGGTACCGATCTGGCCGAAATGCAGGCGCGCATCACCGACCCCGACTTCACTCCTGGCAAACACGGATTCCCCGGTTTGATCGACGCGCTCAGCGCGTTTCCCAAGCCCCTGATTTGTGCCGTGAACGGTGTCGGGGTGGGAATCGGCACCACCATCCTCGGCTACGCCGATCTGGCGTTCATGTCGTCGACGGCGCGGCTGAAATGTCCGTTCACCAGCCTCGGCGTGGCACCCGAGGCGGCCTCTTCCTATCTGCTGCCGCAGTTGGTGGGACGGCAGAACGCCGCGTGGTTGCTGATGTCCTCGGAATGGGTCGATGCGCAAGAGGCCTTGCGGATGGGGCTGGTCTGGCGCGTCTGCGATCCGGACGAGCTGCTGTCGGAAACCCGTCGGCACGCGGAAATCCTTGCGTCCCGGCCGGTTTCGAGCTTGATGGCGGTCAAACACACGATGGCCGAACCGATCCGGCCCGAGATCGTGGCCGCGACCGCACGGGAGAACGCCCACTTCGCCGAACTGATGGGCGCCCAGGCCAATGCCGCGGCCTTGGCCTCTTTCGCGGAGCGAAAGCAAAATTGAAGCACCGAGCGAAAAAGGGCTCAGTGAAACGCGGCGCGTCTAGTGCGTGTCCTAGTGGGATGCCGCGGGTTCGAGCTCAGAATCGACTTTCTGCGAGGCGGCGATGATTGCCCGCAGTGTGCGCCGGCACCGTCCACAGTCGCCACCCGCGCCACACGCCGCGGCCACCTCCTTGGAGGTAGCGGCACCACGGGCCACGCACTCGGCCACGGTGTGGTTGGTGACCCCGACGCACAGGCATACGTACATCAGCGCACCTCACAGCTGCGAGCAGTCGCCCGAACCGGCCTCATGTTAAGTGAGTCTAGCCTAAGTAGGTAAGACGAACCTAACTAACGTGCCGAAGCCTATTTTGGCTAGTGAGCGCAGCCATACCTTGCTGGAACAATTCCAATTTGCGTGGCACAGTGCTGCTACGGCCGGCATGGTGCGCTCCAGCCCAGCGTCGCCGCCGCGCTCTGACATCACAGCCCTGACACACCGGAGGAGTGATCATGCAAGGGGATGCGGACGTTCTGCGTCTACTCAACGAGCAATTGACCAGTGAGCTCACCGCGATCAACCAGTACTTCCTGCACTCGAAAATGCAAGAGAACTGGGGCTTCACCGAGGTAGCTGAGCACACTCGCGCGGAGTCGTTCGACGAAATGCGCCATGCCGAGGCGATCACCGATCGCATCTTGCTGCTGGACGGTTTGCCGAACTACCAGCGCCTCTTCTCGTTGCGCATCGGCCAGACGCTGCGCGAGCAGTTCGAGGCGGATCTGGCGATCGAATATGAGGTATTGGCCCGGCTCAAGCCCGGTGTCATCATGTGCCGCGCGAAGGAAGACAGCACGAGCGCCTTCCTGCTCGAGAAGATCATCGCCGACGAGGAAAACCACGTCGACTATCTCGAGACCCAGCTCCAGCTGATGGAGAAGCTGGGCGAAGAGCTGTACTTGGCGCAATGCGTTTCCCGGCCACCGGGCTCGATCGCCTAGTCCGGGGCGCCAGCAACCAACCCGCCGCGAGCTTGCCGGGGGTTACCCCGGGTACCCGTTAGCATCTAACGCCGACGGGAAGGCGGGTATGACGAGCCCGAGAGCAGCATCCAGCGCGGCGACCCATGCCATCCCCGTCGCCGGGGATCCGGGAGCCAGCGGCGCGCCGATCACTCCGCAACGCCGGAACCTGATCTTCGTCGCGATCGTGCTCGGCATGCTGCTCGCGGCGCTGGACCAGACCATCGTCGCGACGGCATTGCCGACCATCGTCGCCGACCTGGGCGACGCCGGTCATCAGTCCTGGGTGGTCACGAGTTACCTGCTGGCGTCGACGATCGTCACCGCGCTGGTCGGTAAACTCGGTGACCTGTTCGGCCGAAAGCGGGTTTTCCAGGCCGCGATCGTGTTCTTCGTCATCGGATCGGTGTTGTGCGGGCTATCCCAATCGATGGCCATGCTGGTGGGATCGCGGGCTCTGCAGGGAATCGGTGGCGGCGCGATCACCGTCACCGCCAGCGCGTTGATCGGTGAGGTTGTTCCGCTGCGCGAACGTGGCCGCTACCAAGGCATCCTGGGCGCGGTCTTCGGTGTCACGACGGTCGTCGGTCCATTGCTGGGCGGCTACTTCACCGACTACCTGACCTGGCGGTGGGCTTTCTGGGTAAACGTTCCGGTCTCGGTGCTGGTCATCGTCGTTGCCGCGGTGGCGATTCCGGCGCTGGCGACGTCCGGCAAGCCCGTCATCGACTACGCCGGAATCGTGTTGATCGGACTGGGCGCGACCGGCCTGACACTGGCGACCAGCTGGGGCGGCACCCTCTACCCGTGGGGTTCGGTGGCCATCGTCGGATTGTTCGTCGGCGCCGCCGCGGCGCTCGTGGCGTTCGTCTGGGTCGAAAGCCGTGTGCCGCAGCCGATCCTGCCGACGCGATTGTTCGCCAGTCCGGTGTTCACGGTCTGCTGCGTGTTGTCGTTCGTGGTCGGCTTCGCGATGTTGGGCGCGATGACGTTTCTGCCCACTTACATGCAGTACGTCAACGGTGTATCGGCGACGACGTCGGGGCTGCGCACCCTGCCGATGGTGGTCGGGATGCTGATCACCTCGACCGGCAGCGGGACCCTGGTCGGCAAGACCGGCCGCTACAAGATCTTTCCGGTGACCGGCACCGCGCTGATGGCCCTGGCATTTCTGCTGATGTCGCGAATGACCCCGTCCACCTCGGCGCTGGTGCAGTCCATCTATTTGGTCATCCTGGGCGCCGGAATCGGTTTGTCCATGCAGGTGCTGGTCCTCATCGTGCAAAACACCTCGAATTTCGAGGATCTCGGTGTCGCCACCTCGGGCGTGACCTTCTTCCGCACCATCGGCAGTTCGTTCGGAGCCGCGATATTCGGTTCGCTGTTTTCGAACTTCCTCGACAGCCGGATGGGCGCGGCCCTGGCGGCCAGCGGCGCACCGCCCGAGGCGGTCAGTTCACCGGGCGCGCTGCATCGCCAGCCTCATAACGTGGCCGCCCCCATTGTGGCGGCCTATTCCGAGTCGCTGAGCGAGGTCTTCTTTTGGGCGGCACCGGTCGCCCTGCTCGGATTCGTTCTCGCGTTGTTCCTGCGTGAGATCCCGCTGCGCGACATCCACAACAGCGCAGTCGATCTCGGCGACGGATTCGGAATGCCGACCACTGACACTCCGGAACGGCTGCTGGAGAACGCGATTGCGCGCATGCTGCGCGGTGACCCGGGTGTGCGGTTGCGCAGCATCGCGATGCGGCCCGACTGTCGCCTCGACGTGGCCGGGTTGTGGGGCGTGATGCGGATCTACCGCTTCGGCCAGATGTACGGAACGGCCCGTCTCACCGACATCGCCGACTCCATGCGGATCCCGTTCGAGGTCCTCGAACCCACCTTCGGCCGCCTGGTCTCCACCGGCTACGCGCAGCGCGCCGGCGACCAGATGTGGCTGACTCCGGCCGGAGCCCAGCAAGTCGACTATGTCTACTCGTTGCTGCTGGCCTGGATCATCGACAAGCTGGCCCGTTCGCCCAGCTACCAAGGGCGCCCGGACCGCCGCGAAGTCGAAACCGCGCTCCAGCACATCGCCCACCGCGTTCTGGCCCAACGCGATTGGCACGACGACGCGCCCGCCACGGCCCGGCTCTCGGCGGGCACCGGTGGCCGACACTAGAACGTGTTCCAGAAAACCGGGGCTCGGGCGTACCATCACGCCATGAGCCGAATCGGAACATTCGCTGACGACGACATCTACAGCTGGGCCACGAAGTCCCCGGACCTCGGCGGCGCGATCGCCAACTTCAGCCAGGCGGTCTACACGAAGAACCGGCTGCCGATGCGCACTCGCGAAATCGCCCGCGCCGTGATCGCCCACGACAACGAATGCACGGTGTGCATGAACACACGCGACGCGGACGGGCCGGCCGCCGGCGTCGACGAAGAGCTTTACGAGCACGCGCTGGAATGGCGCACCTGGCCCGGATTCAGCGAGCAGGAGCGGCTGGCGGCCGAGTTCGCGCACCGGTTCGGCACCGAGCACACCAAGTTGCGCGAAGACGAAGACTTCTGGAGCCGGGCCAACGAGCACTTCTCCGAGGAGTTGCTCGCCGACCTGGCCATGTCGTGCGCGCTGTGGGTCGGCATGGGACGGATGCTGCGCACCCTGGACATCGGCCAGACCTGCATGCTGACCCTGCCCAGCCGGGCATAGTCGTCAACCACCCCCGCCGGTAAGGCTGCGATGGCCGCCACGCCGCTTGCGGCTCCGACGGTCGCCCAGCTGGAGGCCGAAGGCGTTGGCATCGTCATCGGCACCGTGGTAAACCCCGCCGGCCTCACGCAAGCCAAGGCCGTGCCGGTCCGGCGCACCCCCACCTTCGCCGATCCCGGCTTGGGCGCCAGCCCCTCGTGGCACGCATTCGCCATCGACCAAACCGGCATTGCCTTCACCGACGAGGTCGGGGTGATCGGCGATCAACGGGTGCGCATCGAACTTTC
The DNA window shown above is from Mycobacterium sp. Aquia_216 and carries:
- a CDS encoding carboxymuconolactone decarboxylase family protein — protein: MSRIGTFADDDIYSWATKSPDLGGAIANFSQAVYTKNRLPMRTREIARAVIAHDNECTVCMNTRDADGPAAGVDEELYEHALEWRTWPGFSEQERLAAEFAHRFGTEHTKLREDEDFWSRANEHFSEELLADLAMSCALWVGMGRMLRTLDIGQTCMLTLPSRA